A section of the Ornithinimicrobium sufpigmenti genome encodes:
- a CDS encoding S41 family peptidase gives MTTYLRYPHLHEDLLTFVAADDVWIAPVDGGRAWRLTHDSVPAAYPRFAPDGAHVAFVSHRDGHPEVYAVPVAGGAPRRLTWWGAKNTRVLGWDGPDRVLVASHAGQANLRHLVVRSVGLDGSVRTPPWGPAWGVSVREDGLVALVTPGSRPPAHWKRYRGGTAPRLWLGRDEGGDALAWQRLLREDTASIVDPMWVDGRLLLVSDRAALLPGTAEEADRQANLWAFGEGVVGRGISEDATPEQLTDQGPDLGYVRDATTDGHRVVWHSRGRIWLLDRLDGTPRHVEVSLPGAAASPYSLEPTTRLGPVRPDHGGDASLVSWHGAVHWLAHREGPARALAADDAVRAREPRFLGRTGRVVMVTDAAGEDRLEVHDLAADAGAGPRVVASGELGRVLHLAADPAGERVATISHDGAVRLVDVGRSPAAEGSQAGAEVGSGGGPEQAAGAVREVARSEQGEALHPSFSPDGRYLLWSQPSSGEAELHRLMVLDTRDSAAEAVALTSGTFHDHSPAFTRDGRHVVFLSDRTFDPDYDTHEFALSFSGSTRPWLIPLAADQAPPFGPTAQGWRLSEVDVKKDQRGSGAPSGDAPETDDIPAASPDLDAAGAEQRIVPFPVPSGRYRDLRVVKDGVVWVREAGEAGQLGARRAGVTAEPGTDTVELWSFPKRSLTTIVEKVDTLEVSGDGKRLVVRHKDSVTVTPADRKPEDEDPAVVAVDLERLRRQVSPRELWRQMFDENGRIMREHYWRSDMDGVDWDAVLERWRPLVDAVATHDDLVDLLWETVGELNTSHAYVTAPEANNPAMARRKLGLLGADLARSEDGWRIERILPGESSDPEARSPLAAAGVGAQAGDLIVAVDGAPVDPAYGPATRLMGAAGKPVELTLRRDGNDRRVVVVPLADEEVLRYQDWVRSRRDYVRERSGGRLGYVHVPDMMSSGWAQLHRDLRHASAREGLIADVRYNRGGHTSQLVLARLAAQTVGWAPARHYAEAGRYPSIAPRGPVVLVANENSGSDGDIVNAAGQAMGLGPVVGMRTWGGVVGIDGRFDLVDGTSITQPRYAFWLAGKDWGVENHGVDPDIKVEHTPADFFGPDDPQLDRAMAEALRLLEERPAATAPTLPAPRVRR, from the coding sequence GTGACGACCTACCTGCGCTACCCGCACCTGCACGAGGACCTGCTCACCTTCGTCGCCGCGGACGACGTCTGGATCGCTCCGGTCGACGGCGGCCGCGCCTGGCGGTTGACGCACGACTCCGTGCCGGCCGCATACCCCCGCTTCGCACCCGACGGCGCGCACGTCGCCTTCGTCTCGCACCGCGACGGACACCCCGAGGTGTATGCCGTGCCCGTCGCGGGCGGTGCGCCGCGGCGGCTCACCTGGTGGGGCGCGAAGAACACACGGGTCCTGGGCTGGGACGGGCCGGACCGGGTGCTCGTCGCCTCACATGCCGGTCAGGCCAACCTGCGTCACCTCGTGGTCCGTTCGGTCGGGCTCGACGGGTCGGTGCGCACGCCGCCGTGGGGACCGGCGTGGGGTGTGTCGGTGCGCGAGGACGGCCTCGTCGCCCTGGTGACCCCGGGCAGCCGGCCGCCGGCGCACTGGAAGCGCTACCGCGGCGGCACCGCGCCCCGGCTGTGGCTCGGCCGTGACGAGGGCGGCGATGCACTGGCCTGGCAGCGGCTGCTGCGAGAAGACACGGCGAGCATCGTGGACCCGATGTGGGTGGACGGCCGCCTGCTGCTCGTCTCCGACCGCGCTGCCCTCCTGCCGGGGACGGCCGAGGAGGCAGACCGGCAGGCCAACCTGTGGGCGTTCGGCGAGGGTGTGGTCGGGCGTGGCATCTCCGAGGACGCAACCCCTGAGCAGCTGACCGACCAGGGACCGGACCTCGGCTACGTCCGGGACGCCACCACCGACGGGCACCGGGTCGTGTGGCACAGCCGCGGCCGGATCTGGCTGCTCGACCGGCTGGACGGGACCCCGCGCCACGTCGAGGTGAGCCTGCCCGGGGCGGCCGCTTCGCCATACTCCCTCGAACCCACCACCCGGCTGGGCCCGGTGCGACCCGACCACGGCGGCGACGCGAGCCTGGTGAGCTGGCACGGCGCGGTGCACTGGCTGGCGCACCGCGAGGGACCGGCCCGGGCACTGGCCGCCGACGACGCGGTGCGAGCGCGGGAGCCGCGGTTCCTGGGGCGCACCGGCCGCGTCGTCATGGTGACGGACGCAGCCGGTGAGGACCGGCTGGAGGTGCACGACCTCGCGGCAGACGCAGGGGCGGGGCCACGCGTGGTCGCCTCCGGAGAGCTCGGCCGGGTGCTGCACCTGGCCGCGGACCCGGCCGGCGAGCGGGTCGCGACCATCTCCCACGACGGGGCGGTCCGGCTGGTTGACGTGGGCAGGTCACCAGCGGCCGAGGGCTCCCAGGCCGGTGCCGAGGTCGGTTCCGGCGGTGGCCCCGAGCAGGCCGCCGGCGCCGTGCGGGAGGTGGCGCGCTCGGAGCAGGGCGAGGCGCTGCACCCGTCGTTCTCCCCGGACGGCCGCTACCTGCTGTGGTCGCAGCCCAGCAGCGGCGAGGCCGAGCTGCACCGGCTGATGGTGCTCGACACGCGCGACTCCGCGGCTGAGGCGGTGGCCCTGACGTCGGGCACCTTCCACGACCACTCCCCCGCGTTCACCCGGGACGGCCGGCACGTGGTCTTCCTGTCGGACCGGACCTTCGACCCCGACTACGACACCCACGAGTTCGCCCTCTCCTTCTCCGGCTCCACCCGGCCGTGGCTGATCCCGCTGGCCGCCGACCAGGCACCGCCGTTCGGGCCTACCGCCCAGGGGTGGCGGCTGAGCGAGGTCGACGTGAAGAAGGACCAGCGCGGGTCCGGCGCGCCGAGCGGGGACGCGCCGGAGACGGACGACATACCCGCTGCCTCTCCCGACCTGGACGCGGCCGGCGCCGAGCAGCGCATCGTGCCCTTCCCGGTGCCCAGCGGGCGCTACCGCGACCTGCGGGTGGTCAAGGACGGGGTGGTCTGGGTGCGGGAGGCCGGGGAGGCCGGGCAGCTGGGTGCTCGTCGCGCCGGCGTCACCGCCGAGCCGGGCACCGACACCGTCGAGCTGTGGTCCTTCCCGAAGCGCTCCCTGACCACGATCGTGGAGAAGGTCGACACGCTCGAGGTCTCCGGCGACGGCAAACGGCTCGTCGTCCGGCACAAGGACTCGGTCACCGTGACCCCGGCGGACCGCAAGCCCGAGGACGAGGACCCGGCGGTCGTGGCCGTCGACCTGGAGCGGCTGCGCCGACAGGTGTCACCGCGGGAGCTGTGGCGCCAGATGTTCGACGAGAACGGCCGCATCATGCGCGAGCACTACTGGCGCAGCGACATGGACGGCGTCGACTGGGACGCCGTGCTGGAGCGGTGGCGGCCGCTCGTCGACGCGGTCGCCACTCACGACGACCTCGTGGACCTCCTCTGGGAGACCGTGGGGGAGCTCAACACCTCGCACGCCTACGTCACCGCGCCAGAGGCCAACAACCCAGCCATGGCTCGCCGCAAGCTGGGCCTGCTGGGCGCCGACCTGGCCCGCAGCGAGGACGGCTGGCGGATCGAGCGCATCCTGCCCGGTGAGTCCAGCGACCCCGAGGCCCGCTCACCGCTGGCCGCCGCCGGGGTCGGTGCCCAGGCCGGTGACCTCATCGTCGCTGTCGACGGCGCGCCTGTCGATCCCGCCTACGGACCGGCGACGCGGCTGATGGGAGCCGCCGGCAAGCCGGTCGAGCTGACCCTGCGCCGCGACGGCAACGACCGCCGCGTCGTCGTGGTCCCGCTCGCCGACGAGGAGGTGCTGCGCTACCAGGACTGGGTGCGCTCGCGGCGCGACTACGTCCGCGAGCGCTCCGGCGGCCGGCTGGGGTACGTGCACGTACCCGACATGATGAGTTCCGGCTGGGCCCAGCTGCACCGCGACCTGCGGCACGCCAGCGCCCGCGAAGGCCTGATCGCGGACGTGCGATACAACCGGGGCGGCCACACCAGCCAGCTGGTCCTGGCCCGGCTGGCCGCGCAGACGGTCGGGTGGGCGCCGGCCCGGCACTATGCCGAGGCCGGCCGCTACCCCTCGATCGCCCCACGGGGCCCCGTCGTGCTCGTGGCCAACGAGAACTCCGGTTCCGACGGGGACATTGTCAACGCCGCAGGTCAGGCCATGGGCCTCGGGCCTGTCGTCGGGATGCGCACGTGGGGCGGCGTGGTCGGCATCGACGGCCGCTTCGACCTGGTCGACGGCACCTCGATCACCCAGCCCCGCTACGCGTTCTGGCTGGCCGGCAAGGACTGGGGCGTGGAGAACCACGGCGTCGACCCGGACATCAAGGTCGAGCACACGCCGGCGGACTTCTTCGGCCCGGACGACCCGCAGCTGGACCGCGCGATGGCCGAGGCCCTGCGCCTGCTG
- a CDS encoding VOC family protein has translation MSVGMWCSMAFRDAEAMMGWLRAVGFQESAVYRDEQDPSTVVHAELRWPRGGGVMCSTFRDQPDWPVQPGTAAAYLVCDDCDEVFARSVSAGATVLREPEDQDYGGRAAAVLDPEGNAWSMGTYAGE, from the coding sequence ATGAGCGTGGGTATGTGGTGCAGCATGGCGTTCCGCGACGCAGAGGCGATGATGGGTTGGCTGCGTGCGGTCGGCTTCCAGGAAAGTGCGGTCTACCGCGACGAGCAGGACCCGAGCACGGTGGTGCACGCCGAGCTGCGATGGCCTCGCGGTGGCGGGGTGATGTGCTCGACCTTCCGCGACCAACCGGACTGGCCGGTGCAGCCCGGCACGGCCGCGGCCTACCTGGTCTGTGACGACTGCGACGAGGTCTTCGCGCGGTCCGTGTCCGCCGGTGCCACGGTGCTGCGCGAGCCCGAGGACCAGGACTACGGCGGCCGCGCGGCCGCGGTGCTGGACCCCGAGGGCAATGCCTGGTCGATGGGCACCTACGCCGGGGAGTGA
- a CDS encoding helix-turn-helix domain-containing protein, with amino-acid sequence MSRQAPYHSRALHPALSPYLTALVGYDVVMGAPGVHRGLPSTSLTLTLPLRDPLDVSWSDDPSSRVSRWSVVSGLHAAPASIHHDGHQAGIQVGLTPAGARALLGIPAAALRQQLAGLDELDAREVTGLRHLPERLHECDDWPERLRLTHDLLLSALSRGTAPGARPEVTQALDRLARGRSVASVAEEVGWSRRHLGAQVHAELGLGPKTYQRVARFQAAQHRLARAARHGRPALATLAVDAGYADQAHLTREWVTLAGCTAVQWLAEEFPFLQDSPALREQTDAY; translated from the coding sequence GTGAGCAGGCAGGCGCCGTACCACTCCCGGGCGCTGCACCCGGCGCTCTCGCCATACCTGACCGCCCTGGTCGGGTATGACGTGGTGATGGGTGCCCCGGGTGTGCACCGGGGGCTGCCCTCGACCTCCCTCACCCTCACCCTGCCCCTCCGCGACCCGCTGGACGTCAGCTGGTCCGACGACCCGTCGTCCCGGGTGAGCCGGTGGTCGGTCGTCTCCGGCCTGCACGCAGCACCGGCGTCGATCCACCACGACGGGCACCAGGCCGGCATCCAGGTGGGGCTGACCCCCGCCGGGGCGCGGGCGCTGCTCGGAATCCCTGCCGCAGCGCTGCGCCAACAGCTGGCCGGGCTCGATGAGCTGGACGCCCGGGAGGTCACCGGTCTGCGGCACCTGCCCGAACGCCTTCACGAGTGCGACGACTGGCCGGAGCGGCTGCGGCTCACGCACGACCTGCTCCTGTCGGCGCTGTCCCGCGGCACTGCTCCTGGCGCCCGGCCAGAGGTCACGCAGGCCCTCGATCGCCTTGCCCGGGGCCGGTCCGTGGCGTCCGTGGCCGAGGAGGTGGGCTGGAGCCGCCGGCACCTCGGTGCCCAGGTCCATGCTGAGCTCGGGCTGGGGCCGAAGACCTACCAGCGCGTCGCCCGCTTCCAGGCCGCCCAGCACCGGTTGGCCCGGGCCGCCCGCCACGGTCGTCCCGCGCTCGCCACCCTCGCCGTCGACGCCGGTTACGCCGACCAGGCGCACCTGACGCGCGAGTGGGTGACCCTCGCCGGGTGCACCGCGGTGCAGTGGCTGGCCGAGGAGTTCCCATTCCTTCAAGACTCGCCCGCCCTGCGGGAGCAGACTGACGCCTACTGA
- a CDS encoding DUF421 domain-containing protein, translating into MWFDSWSALLRIVLVGAASYATLVVLLRISGKRVLAKLNAFDFVVTVALGSMLASAVLTQDIRYADVLVGMGLLILTQWLVTRLTVSLPVQRRFITAEPTLLVRRGEFLEPAMTSARLTRDEVLQAIRSSGHGGLGSVAAVVLESDGTLSVITDSSTGDEQALANLAHWR; encoded by the coding sequence ATGTGGTTCGACTCGTGGTCCGCCCTCCTGCGCATCGTCCTGGTCGGTGCGGCCTCCTACGCGACCCTCGTGGTCCTGCTGCGCATCTCGGGCAAACGCGTCCTGGCCAAGCTGAACGCCTTCGACTTCGTCGTGACCGTCGCGCTGGGCTCGATGCTGGCCAGCGCAGTGCTGACCCAGGACATCCGGTATGCCGATGTGCTCGTCGGGATGGGGTTGCTCATCCTGACGCAGTGGCTGGTCACCCGCCTCACCGTCTCGTTGCCGGTCCAGCGTCGCTTCATCACCGCGGAGCCGACTCTCCTGGTCCGGCGAGGAGAGTTCCTCGAGCCCGCGATGACCTCGGCGCGGCTCACCCGGGACGAGGTGCTGCAGGCCATCCGCTCCTCCGGGCACGGAGGCCTGGGCAGCGTGGCAGCCGTCGTGCTGGAGAGCGACGGAACGCTCAGCGTGATCACGGACTCGTCGACCGGGGACGAACAGGCGCTGGCGAATCTCGCCCACTGGCGCTGA
- a CDS encoding alpha/beta fold hydrolase, translating into MGTHSSPRVVGHGPVRVIALHGWFGSSSGWGSFPEFIDQEQFTYAFVDYRGYGHRQDVEGDYSMAEISSDVLAVADSLGWDTFHLLGHSMGGLAIQHVLRDAPQRVLSLAALSGVPATGSQFDDDTFALFSTAPEQDETREQLTHFSTGFRLNKTFGHRIRQESRDNSTVQAFGGHLPGWVRTDISADITGMEHPVKVMVGEHDPSMSAELMQQTWLTYYPNAELEVIPNAGHYAMFETPVWLATTVENFFSPPAGADGAPEGH; encoded by the coding sequence ATGGGTACCCACTCGTCACCGCGCGTGGTCGGACATGGTCCGGTCCGCGTCATTGCTCTACACGGATGGTTCGGATCGTCCAGCGGATGGGGCTCGTTCCCGGAGTTCATCGACCAGGAGCAGTTCACCTACGCGTTCGTCGACTACCGCGGCTACGGACACCGACAGGACGTGGAGGGTGACTACTCCATGGCCGAGATCAGCAGCGACGTCCTCGCCGTGGCGGACTCGCTGGGCTGGGACACCTTCCACCTGCTCGGCCACTCGATGGGCGGCCTGGCGATCCAGCACGTCCTGCGGGATGCCCCGCAGCGGGTGCTGTCGCTGGCTGCGCTGAGCGGGGTCCCGGCCACAGGCTCCCAGTTCGACGACGACACCTTCGCACTCTTCTCCACTGCCCCCGAGCAGGATGAGACGCGCGAGCAGCTCACCCACTTCTCGACAGGGTTCCGGCTCAACAAGACCTTCGGCCACAGGATCAGGCAGGAGTCCCGTGACAACTCCACGGTCCAGGCCTTCGGTGGTCACCTCCCCGGCTGGGTGCGCACCGACATCTCCGCGGACATCACGGGTATGGAGCACCCGGTCAAGGTGATGGTCGGCGAGCACGACCCCTCGATGAGCGCCGAGCTCATGCAGCAGACCTGGCTGACCTACTACCCCAACGCCGAGCTCGAAGTCATCCCCAACGCCGGCCACTACGCCATGTTCGAGACCCCGGTCTGGCTCGCCACGACGGTCGAGAACTTCTTCAGCCCGCCAGCCGGCGCCGACGGCGCCCCGGAAGGACACTGA
- a CDS encoding acyl-CoA dehydrogenase family protein — translation MTTVDTTAASHDLAQTREEVLASVREILPLLASRADEAERNRRVDPEVFAALVDSGALRLFVPRRFGGLEAGYRTYLEVAMEVSAACGSSGWFTFILNHGDWHIGQMAEAAQNKVWANGPGEKVIVPLTPAPGFTAERVEGGTVLSGQWPYSSGSDHAVWGAMGFPVFGEDGAPVDNAIGLVRLAEAVEVKDTWFVSGMAGTSSNTVVLKDVFVPDELTITFSELMSHQFRTPFTEESQYQQDAGVVFHFATLAPVIGLARGAYESVLKRITSSPKPMAYTFYSDTTKSAATQAAMARASWLIETALQQARATADAIDAQAATGTPFSSLERARFAMAAAEGHKLCREAMDLVLDVNGAGSFALVNPLQRMFRDLHVASRHGMSVPGLKHEVYGRALLGASEQQMTPMV, via the coding sequence GTGACGACTGTCGACACGACTGCCGCCAGCCACGATCTCGCCCAGACCCGTGAGGAGGTGCTCGCCTCCGTGCGCGAGATCCTCCCGCTGCTCGCCTCTCGCGCCGACGAGGCCGAGCGCAACCGCCGGGTCGACCCCGAGGTTTTCGCCGCGCTGGTCGACTCCGGCGCCCTCCGGCTGTTCGTCCCGCGCCGCTTCGGAGGCCTGGAGGCGGGGTACCGCACCTACCTCGAGGTCGCCATGGAGGTGTCGGCGGCCTGCGGGTCCTCCGGCTGGTTCACCTTCATCCTCAACCACGGCGACTGGCACATCGGCCAGATGGCCGAGGCCGCGCAGAACAAGGTCTGGGCCAACGGCCCGGGCGAGAAGGTCATCGTCCCGCTGACCCCGGCCCCGGGCTTCACCGCCGAGCGCGTCGAGGGCGGCACGGTGCTGAGCGGGCAGTGGCCCTACTCCTCGGGCAGCGACCATGCGGTCTGGGGAGCGATGGGCTTCCCGGTCTTCGGCGAGGACGGGGCGCCGGTCGACAACGCGATCGGCCTGGTCCGGCTCGCCGAGGCCGTCGAGGTCAAGGACACGTGGTTCGTCTCCGGGATGGCCGGGACCAGCAGCAACACGGTCGTGCTCAAGGACGTCTTCGTCCCCGACGAGCTGACCATCACCTTCTCCGAGCTCATGAGCCACCAGTTCCGGACGCCGTTCACGGAGGAGAGCCAGTACCAGCAGGATGCCGGCGTCGTCTTCCACTTCGCCACCCTCGCCCCGGTGATCGGGCTGGCCAGGGGCGCCTACGAGTCGGTGCTGAAGCGGATCACCTCCTCGCCCAAGCCGATGGCCTACACCTTCTACTCCGACACCACGAAGTCTGCTGCGACGCAGGCCGCCATGGCCCGCGCCTCGTGGCTCATCGAGACCGCGCTGCAGCAGGCCCGGGCGACGGCGGACGCGATCGACGCCCAGGCCGCGACCGGGACACCGTTCTCCAGCCTCGAGCGCGCCCGGTTCGCCATGGCCGCGGCAGAGGGCCACAAGCTGTGCCGCGAGGCGATGGACCTGGTCCTCGACGTCAACGGCGCCGGCTCGTTCGCCCTGGTCAACCCGCTGCAGCGGATGTTCCGTGACCTGCACGTCGCGAGCCGGCACGGCATGTCGGTCCCGGGGCTGAAGCACGAGGTCTACGGGCGGGCGCTGCTCGGAGCCTCCGAGCAGCAGATGACGCCGATGGTGTGA
- a CDS encoding plasmid pRiA4b ORF-3 family protein, protein MSDDDRKQNIREWVKGLSSDELQHLLAGILDGGLADVAPEPPAPAMPQVPDPPAEQLALTVRVDVDGTKPPVWRRLVLHGDLTLDEVHAILQAAFGWQDYHLHRFWPGPKKELWTGPHFVTEADVEEGEEGILESTVRLDQMLRSPGDRLFYTYDFGDGWHHTLRLESLAPLEDDSPPAACTGGRMAGPLEDSGGPTGHNRLVEAFRTDPSLAALDEEQRDWLPPDWDPGEFTVEEVGERLSYIGLSTEELLDLLSDARPSGVAMPEALMPLVEIATPMVAAELAELVVAARTEHNGELSPEDLAAIARPYRYVVDLAREDGIPLTSAGWMKPAYVERIYVDLDLRQDWIGKGNREDLTLPVAQLREACQELGLLRKYKGRLLPTRLARGLGTDEEYVDAVARGLLRHRDRYVQAAKALFALLTAATGRPVWDHTADIARILTDCGLRTGPDGVERQHATEWVREVWHVLERASAASWSWGAGDRDGHEAVGMARAALWPDG, encoded by the coding sequence GTGAGCGACGACGACCGCAAGCAGAACATCCGCGAGTGGGTCAAGGGGCTCTCCTCCGACGAGCTGCAGCACCTGCTCGCGGGCATCCTCGACGGAGGACTGGCCGACGTCGCCCCTGAACCGCCGGCCCCGGCGATGCCGCAGGTCCCCGACCCGCCGGCCGAGCAGCTCGCGCTCACCGTCCGGGTGGACGTCGACGGCACCAAGCCGCCGGTGTGGCGCCGCCTGGTCCTGCACGGCGACCTGACGCTGGACGAGGTCCACGCCATCCTGCAGGCGGCGTTCGGCTGGCAGGACTACCACCTGCACCGGTTCTGGCCCGGGCCGAAGAAGGAGCTGTGGACGGGCCCGCACTTCGTCACCGAGGCCGACGTCGAGGAGGGGGAGGAGGGCATCCTGGAGTCCACGGTCCGGCTGGACCAGATGCTGCGCTCGCCCGGCGACCGCTTGTTCTACACCTACGACTTCGGTGACGGCTGGCACCACACGCTGCGGCTGGAGTCGCTCGCCCCGCTGGAGGACGACTCGCCGCCGGCCGCGTGCACCGGGGGCCGGATGGCCGGCCCTCTGGAGGACAGCGGCGGCCCGACCGGCCACAACCGGCTCGTCGAGGCCTTCCGCACCGACCCGAGCCTGGCCGCCCTGGACGAGGAGCAGCGCGACTGGCTGCCGCCCGACTGGGACCCGGGCGAGTTCACGGTCGAGGAGGTGGGCGAGCGCCTCTCCTACATCGGTCTGTCCACCGAGGAGCTGCTCGACCTGCTGTCCGACGCGCGTCCGTCCGGGGTCGCCATGCCTGAGGCGCTGATGCCGCTCGTCGAGATCGCCACCCCCATGGTCGCGGCCGAGCTCGCGGAGCTCGTGGTCGCTGCCCGCACGGAGCACAACGGTGAGCTGTCGCCCGAGGACCTGGCAGCGATCGCCCGGCCCTACCGGTATGTGGTGGACCTGGCCCGGGAGGACGGCATACCGCTCACCTCGGCGGGGTGGATGAAGCCGGCCTACGTGGAGCGCATCTACGTCGACCTGGACCTGCGGCAGGACTGGATCGGCAAGGGCAACCGGGAGGACCTCACCCTGCCCGTCGCCCAGCTGCGCGAGGCCTGTCAGGAGCTGGGTCTGCTGCGCAAGTACAAGGGACGTCTGCTGCCGACGCGCCTGGCCCGGGGGTTGGGCACGGACGAGGAGTATGTGGACGCGGTGGCCCGCGGCCTGCTGCGCCACCGGGACAGGTACGTCCAGGCCGCGAAGGCACTGTTCGCACTTCTCACCGCCGCGACCGGGCGGCCGGTGTGGGACCACACCGCCGACATCGCCCGGATCCTCACCGACTGCGGGTTGCGGACCGGGCCGGACGGGGTCGAGCGGCAGCACGCGACGGAGTGGGTGCGCGAGGTGTGGCACGTCCTGGAGCGAGCCTCCGCCGCCTCGTGGTCCTGGGGAGCTGGTGACCGGGACGGCCACGAGGCGGTGGGCATGGCCCGGGCCGCGCTGTGGCCGGACGGCTGA
- a CDS encoding ERCC4 domain-containing protein, whose protein sequence is MPEDFLIARNPEEGTTLPYLLRIPLGPDGIVLKAKEMWPRTGKVYCHRAVGWPPEPEIVEQVGTRSCVQRGAAIDLVLDRGRENRSQFVLTRIRGGREAIFWQTARTAKQARPAVSIPTARAAGLADLEIVVDSHERYPWRFEHQQASTTRRALPAGDYGVMAGDQLVASVERKSLQDLVSTLTSGRMRYLLAELASLPAAAVVVEDRYSAVFKLDRVRPAVVADALGECQARFPSVPIVFCETRALAQEWTYRFLAAALRHAGEAEHASTVSPLTSAMPPSPAEIRAWATAQGYAVSTRGRIPAEVREAFAKRHG, encoded by the coding sequence GTGCCCGAGGACTTCCTGATCGCCCGCAACCCGGAGGAGGGCACGACGCTGCCCTACCTGCTGCGGATCCCGCTCGGGCCGGACGGCATCGTGCTCAAGGCGAAGGAGATGTGGCCGCGCACGGGCAAGGTCTACTGTCACCGGGCCGTCGGCTGGCCGCCCGAGCCGGAGATCGTCGAGCAGGTCGGGACGCGCTCGTGCGTCCAGCGCGGCGCCGCGATCGACCTGGTGCTGGACCGCGGACGGGAGAATCGGTCGCAGTTCGTCCTCACCCGCATCCGCGGCGGTCGCGAGGCCATCTTCTGGCAGACCGCCCGCACCGCCAAGCAGGCGCGGCCGGCGGTGAGCATCCCGACGGCCCGCGCCGCCGGGCTCGCCGACCTCGAGATCGTCGTCGACAGCCACGAGCGGTACCCGTGGAGGTTCGAGCACCAGCAGGCCAGCACGACCAGGCGCGCACTGCCGGCGGGCGACTACGGCGTCATGGCCGGGGACCAGCTCGTCGCCTCCGTGGAGCGCAAGTCGCTGCAGGACCTCGTCTCCACGCTGACCAGCGGCCGGATGCGCTACCTTCTCGCCGAGCTCGCGTCGTTGCCCGCGGCCGCCGTCGTGGTCGAGGACCGCTACTCCGCGGTCTTCAAGCTCGACCGTGTCCGTCCCGCCGTCGTCGCCGACGCCCTCGGTGAGTGCCAGGCGCGCTTCCCCTCCGTGCCCATCGTCTTCTGCGAGACGCGCGCCCTGGCTCAGGAGTGGACCTACCGCTTCCTCGCCGCCGCCCTCCGTCACGCCGGCGAGGCCGAGCATGCCTCGACCGTCTCCCCGCTCACCTCGGCCATGCCGCCCTCCCCCGCCGAGATCCGGGCCTGGGCAACCGCGCAGGGGTATGCCGTGTCCACCCGGGGGCGGATCCCGGCCGAGGTGCGCGAGGCCTTCGCGAAGCGCCACGGATGA
- a CDS encoding trimeric intracellular cation channel family protein → MDPQPPLLVFLDLAGVFVFAVNGAMTAIRATRLDIVGVVTLGMLTGLGGGTIRDILLDALPPAAFVDWRYLVTAAGGGLVAFALSQRLDRLGRPIVVLDAIGLSVFAVIGASKAVALDFGYLQAVLVGVITACGGGTLRDVMILRVPTVLRSELYAIPALVAATITVGLLHLDIYSLWAALGAAAACFLIRIVGLRYDLNAPEPPYHHRRSRERE, encoded by the coding sequence ATGGATCCGCAACCGCCGCTACTGGTCTTCCTCGACCTGGCAGGGGTGTTTGTGTTCGCGGTCAACGGGGCGATGACCGCGATCCGCGCCACCCGGTTGGACATCGTCGGTGTGGTGACCCTCGGGATGCTCACCGGCCTGGGTGGGGGCACGATCCGCGACATCCTGCTCGACGCGCTCCCGCCGGCAGCCTTCGTCGACTGGCGGTACCTGGTCACTGCGGCAGGTGGTGGCCTGGTCGCCTTCGCCCTCAGCCAGCGGCTGGACCGGCTCGGGAGGCCCATCGTGGTGCTGGACGCGATCGGGTTGAGCGTGTTCGCCGTCATCGGCGCGAGCAAGGCGGTGGCGCTGGACTTCGGCTACCTGCAGGCGGTCCTCGTCGGCGTCATCACCGCGTGCGGCGGCGGCACGCTGCGCGACGTCATGATCCTGCGGGTGCCGACCGTGCTGCGCAGTGAGCTCTACGCGATCCCGGCCCTCGTCGCCGCGACGATCACGGTCGGCCTGCTCCACCTCGACATCTACTCACTCTGGGCCGCGCTCGGTGCCGCAGCGGCCTGCTTCCTGATCCGCATCGTCGGGCTGCGCTACGACCTCAACGCCCCCGAGCCGCCCTACCACCACCGCCGCAGCCGTGAACGCGAATGA